ttattatattgtgtgCGTATATATTATATTGGGCTGGTGTAAAATTGGTCTTCCGTCCCGGTAGGGGGCAGTATGCTAAGGGAGCTTAGGATCAGAGTATCAGGGAATAGCCCAGGGGGGTGTTGATAGAAACGGCTGTTTTGTAAATATCTTTCGGTTCTGCACAGGGTGTGggtatatatgtatttggtgattgtttatttagtatcatgtttatttagtatTCACATAATGTACTTTCTGTTCAGTTATGTTGGATTGTTAGCTTTAGGTAAATAATGTTCCCCCAACTAATGGTCTGGCCCATACGGCCGTGATTGGTCCAATTGCCATTTCCCTATTTAAGGGCTTTCTCATTTGGTGTTTGGGGGCTGAAGGTGGTGCTGGCTTGACGTGAGGCCAGTACGAGAAACGTATGTTTTGGTTATGGTATGATATgctatgttatgttatcttagtTTGGTGTGCGGACTGATGCAgtcatttccttttcattttgaacGTTGCtctatttgtttgtgaatgttttggaGAGATTAAAACTTCACTTTTCTTAGTCCTCAGTCCATTGCCCTCATTTTTTTGCCCACACTCGAAATTCCCAGTTGGCCGTATCCCAGATACGTGGGGGGACCACGCCGGTCCCTCACACACCCCATATCAGCACTTTTGATACCCCTTCCTGTGACATTTTACAGTAGGttacatgtgttttgttctaCATAGGATTGAGGGTCGAGTACAACGAGGAGGAAGGGCTCCCATTTTCACACCACTGCAGGAGAGGGAGATTGTGAATATGGTTTTGGCAAATAATGCCATCAGGCTTCGTGAAATCCAGGCCAAAATTATTGAAGACcaaatcatttttcagaacGTGAATCAGGTCTCTCTGTCCACCATAGCTCGTATCCTGAAGGCACATCAGGTACAAATGAAACAGATGTACCGAGTGCCTTTTGAGAGGAACTCGGAGAGGGTCAAACAGCTGCGGCATGAGTATGTGGAGGTATGTATTGTTCACTTTAGCACTCTGATGTTGCATACTGCACACATAacctttttttacatgtaaatgtgCTGTACACTAAATCTATGCTGAACTACACAATCTTGTCTCACTGTATTTTAGAGAGTCTTACAAATGGATGCTGAGGCCATTCAGCATGAGTACATCTACATAGACGAGGCGGGGTTTAACCTCTCAAAGGTCAGAAGGAGGGGAAGAAATGTAATTGGCCAGAGGGCAATTATTAGTGTCCCGGGGCAACGTGGGGGTAACATCACCCTTTGCGCGGCAATCACCCAGAATGGGGTCCTCCACCGCCATGCCAACATGGGTCCGTATAAAACCCCTCACATCCTTGCATTTTTAGACAGATTATACAACCTCACAATCAATAACATACAGATCCAATACATTGTCACCTGGGACAATGTTTCATTCCACCGCTCTGCTCTGGTTCAGAACTGGTTTACACAGCACCCAAATTTCACAGTCCTTTTCCTGCCACCATATTCACCATTTCTTAACCCAATTGAAGAATTTTTCTCGGCATGGCGGTGGAAGGTTTACGATCTGCACCCCCTGGCTCGGGTAGCCCTCGTTCAGGCCATGGAGGAGGCCTGTGACCAGGTTGAGGCCACAGCCATACAGGGGTGGATAAGGCATGCACGGCGATTCTTTCCCCGCTGTCTGGCGAATGAGGATATCGCCTGTGATGTAGATGAGATTCTCTGGCCATATCCAGCTAGGAGAAGAGACCAACAATAGCAATTTAtgtgctgtgttttcttttttttgggggggttctttttttgttcatgaatgaaaactgggaaatgttttttttgttggcttgtTGCCTTGAgcatatggaaaaaaataaataacattgtcAACAGCATTAGTCTTGTGTCCTGTGTGGTTTCTACAGTAATGCATACAAGTGTGTTTAgtgttcactgtgtgtattgttttgcaaaaagtgtGCGCAgacattgtgtttacagttgtgCAAATCCGAGCAATGTTTTGCAAATTCACTGTGTCACCCATACTACTCTATGCACTTAGAAGCAGAATTAGCCGAAAGTGTTTAAGGTTTTCAACAGCAGAGTGTAACTGGTGCAAACAGAATTAAGTCATATGCAACGTGTGTGTTTCATATGGTAAAAGAATATGGTTTTGATAAGTTAGTGTATAGTTTTTACAAGAGTGGTTCATTTTGCAAAGGAGCTAAGGTGTTTTGCTAATTGGGTTTGTGATTGTGCTATTCGTGTGTTGGATtttgctaaacaaaacaaaacaatcaaaattgtgtttattgtattgtaaaaaacTGTAATGACCCTTGTTTGTCTACAAAGTCACCAAAAGTTTATACCTGACAAGGCAGCCATAATGTCCCAGCTTGTCATTGTGAATTATTCCCAAAAACTTAGGGAACCAGATCTAAATGAATGTTATTCTTTCAGTGAGCATCTCCAGTATGCATTTCTCTCAAGGAACACAATAATTTTATTGAAAAACTCagctcagtgtgttttttttctgattgaaCTCCCAATGCAACAGTGTAAGGGGGTGTGTCTTTTGAATGCTAATGTAATCAAGGAGGCCATGTCAACAATACAAACAACCTCAAGATGTTACATGAGaacaaatgcatgttttaatttgcAAGGTGAAGGTGTAGTGCACTGCACTTAAGGAAGATTGCATAGGATACATTCTGTATTTGAACCAAGAAAATGTTGGCCAACCACATTTTTGAGCTGAGTTGAAAGTCTGAGCTGAAATCTGAGTTAAATTCAAGCAGCTTTTTAGGTCACAAGAATATCTTATCtttaatccatttttttctcattgcaGTCATCACTACTCTTTCTGCAATTTGCCATCTGAAGTGTTAGCAAGCACATTAACAAGCTTGCAAATGAATGTGTAACACAGATGAGCAGTAGGCCATAAAGAGAGAGGTCCACCTCAGTTATATGCAAGTATTCCATTGTTGACTGTTTTAAATTAACTGTTGGCATTAggaacagaaatgaaaagtaaatatttaaacttcTATGATCATTTTTCATTCACTAAATATAATCTTCATCTGCCATGTGAATCACAATGAGCACCAATCTGGGTCAGTTTTCTTGATctcatgacatttttagaacctttttgcacattttctttcatcaacTCATGGCTCTCTCTGCATTAAGGATTTTTCGCATTCAATCAGATGTGCAAAGTTCCTGCTGCATGATGTTGACCCAGTCTGTGTGCTGCCTGTGAGGAGTGACTTTGGCTTTGTGCTCCTAGGCTCATGACTCCTCATGCTTCACTAGCCTTACTGCAGCGATTGCTAAAACCCCTCAGCTGGAAAAAGAGCTTTATTACAAGGGGGAgatagttacattacattacattacattacattacattacagtcatttagcagacgcttttatccaaagcgacttacaggaagtgtattcaacataggtattcaagagaactactagtcaccggaagtcataagtgcatctcctttcttaaacaagcatctcaaagtataagccagagcaaaagtatagtgcagaggcagattactacgaaaacaataattgcaacagactaatccgaatatagtaagtgctacaaactactacgaataggataagtgcagtaaacaaatacaaattcaataagtgcagcgaactgatacgaatacagtaagtgcagcaactaatacgagtgccataagtgctacgaggaaggctccgggtagtacttcctgaagaggtgagttttcagcctgcgcctaaagatgggcagcgactctgctgtcctgacgtcagtggggagttcattccaccactgaggggccaggacagaaaaaagctgtgaccgggtggatcggccgcagggacctctgagcgacggggcaaccagtcgccccgaggcagcagagcgaagtggtcgggcaggggtgtagggcttgaccaaagTAGTTAATGAACTCTAATCCCATGCCCACATCTGATATGGCACCTCGTTCCCAGCTTTCACTATACCTCGCAACCAATCACCCTCTTTACATTTTAGGCAACCCTCTTCCTATTCCTTCTGTAGACCATAGCTACATATGAGATGGCACTTCCTGAAATCATTTGTCTGAACCTTTCtcagatagaaaaaaagaaaaaagggacagttgatcttggtttttggctccAAGGCATGTGGCCAATAAAGAAGTTTGAATGGAGCTACCCCCCGCTGATTGAGGCTGTCATTTAGTTTACAGGACAACTTTTAATTGCTTTTAACTATGAGGAAATTATCTTGAACAAAGCCAACAAAATGTTAAAGATGAGACTAATGTGGGCTGATATAGGATTTTAGTGTGACTTGCACTAATGGAGAAGGAAGTGAATAACATTTCTCATCATTGTATGTAAGATGtttataagaaaaaacatcagtaacaaataaatgtctttactGTAGATAAGCATTAACCACATCCACATGACAACTTAATATTTTGAAGACATGATTTTAGGctaatgttttttacaaaggGAAAGGAGTTGTAAAAGGATaacctctttgtttttattatttcactgtGTAGCACTAAACGTGTACATGGCCACCAATTAACTCAAGTTGGAAAACCTTTCTTTTGGGCAACCTCAATTTTGCCAGAGGCATTTTCCACATTACACATTAGTGAATGGAGTTGGAAAGAGCAACACAGTGATTTTTTCCTGCCCACCATAAATGTACAGGCTCTCACCTGTGTGATTTCCTGGAATGAAAGCTTTGTCATGATGGAActttaatttattgtaaaagTAGCTATCTACAATGTGTTATTTGCTCATGCTGAgcttaattaatatattttaccCACACTGTTGGTCtttgaaaacacttttgtgtttttgtcagactGACATGCACTTTGCTCTTTAATTTAGGtagaaacaaaagcacaaaataaataatacccAAGTACACCAGACATTTCAGGTTTGTCAGTTAAGCCTTTTTAAGATACTGAGCTCTTCTCAGGGTTCTAGATTTGTTTTGAGTAGGTGCCGACTTGTTTGTCAAGAACAATGTTCTAAAGGAAAAAAGAAGTTACTCCAGAGAGGTATTATTGTACACTGTATAGTGAATCATGTAGCGTATTTTAAACtaccttaaaaataaaatattgctttcGTTAAATGTTTTGGGGCACCACCTCCTTACGGAGgagaattacaaaaaataaattcaataatttggcaacaaattattcagtctcaatatctcaggcgtaagtaccgagttcattgatctatagttcccactttgaaataatatgacag
This region of Anoplopoma fimbria isolate UVic2021 breed Golden Eagle Sablefish chromosome 2, Afim_UVic_2022, whole genome shotgun sequence genomic DNA includes:
- the LOC129105853 gene encoding uncharacterized protein LOC129105853, giving the protein MVLANNAIRLREIQAKIIEDQIIFQNVNQVSLSTIARILKAHQVQMKQMYRVPFERNSERVKQLRHEYVERVLQMDAEAIQHEYIYIDEAGFNLSKVRRRGRNVIGQRAIISVPGQRGGNITLCAAITQNGVLHRHANMGPYKTPHILAFLDRLYNLTINNIQIQYIVTWDNVSFHRSALVQNWFTQHPNFTVLFLPPYSPFLNPIEEFFSAWRWKVYDLHPLARVALVQAMEEACDQVEATAIQGWIRHARRFFPRCLANEDIACDVDEILWPYPARRRDQQ